In the genome of Raphanus sativus cultivar WK10039 chromosome 4, ASM80110v3, whole genome shotgun sequence, one region contains:
- the LOC108854266 gene encoding heat shock 70 kDa protein 17 isoform X2, translating into MKLVAEVWRWSVRLSKTNSPPPQLNGGGNKSGGLLWRWRSFSGQPPKRTVMWTWVCGFMLFTLGVISLFTGHVVSHLEWYSQQLSKRSLLDMSRREPIDVWKSKYSKFFYGCSERGRNFPPAVQEHSSNGYLLIAASGGLNQQRTGITDAVVVARILNATLVVPELDHHSYWKDNSDFNDIFDVNWFISSLTKDVTIVKRVPDRVMRSMEKPPYTMRVPRKSTPEYYLDQVLPILSRRHVLQLTKFDYRLANDLEEDMQKLRCRVNYNALRFTKRIQSVGMKVVKRMRKMAKRFIAVHLRFEPDMLAFSGCDFGGGETERAELAEIRKRWDTLPDLDPMEERKRGKCPLTPHEVGLMLRALGFANNTYIYVASGEIYGGEKTLRPLRDLFPNFYTKEMLANDELKPLLPFSSRLAAIDYIVSDESDVFITNNNGNMAKILAGRRRYMGHKRTIRPNAKKLSALFMDREKMEWNTFAKKVKSCQRGFMGDPDEFKPGRGEFHEYPQSCICQRPFSYDKHSTEEDDEEIPEEVHNNTRPGHAFSWLVLFLSLLSLLPLPSESAVASVDLGSEWVKVAVVNIKRGQSPISVAINEMSKRKSPSLVAFHSGDRLLGEEAAGITARYPNKVYSQIRDMVGKPFKHVKDFIDSVYLPFDIVEDSRGAVGVKIDDGTTVYSVEELLAMILGYGSDLAEFHAKIPVKDMVVSIPPYFGQAERRGLIQASQLAGVNVLSLVHEHSGAALQYGIDKDFSNGSRHVIFYDMGSSSTYAALVYYSAYNEKEFGKTVSVNQFQVKDVRWDSGLGGQSMEMRLVEYFADEFNKQLGNGVDVRKFPKAMAKLKKQVKRTKEILSANTGAPISVESLHDDRDFRSTISREKFEELCKDLWERSLTPLKDVLKHSGLKMDDIYAVELIGGATRVPKLQSTIQEFIGKQELDKHLDADEAIVLGSALHAANLSDGIKLKRRLGIVDGSPYGFLVELEGPDVKKDESTKQQLVPRMKKLPSKMFRTFVLDKDFDVSLAYESEDILPPGITSPVFAQYSVSGLTDATEKYSSRNLSAPIKANLHFSLSRSGILSLDRGDAVIEITEWVEVPKKNVTIENNTTSTTGNASTGAASDENSQENKEELQADAGNSTAEEPAVVDLGTEKKLKKRTFRIPLKVVEKTVGPGAPFTKESLAEAKTKLEALDKKDRERRRTAELKNNLESYIYATKEKLETPEFEKISTQEERKAFVEKLDEVQDWLYMDGEDANATEFQERLDSLKAIGSPISLRSDELTARPVAVEYAQKYLTEVKEIIKEWETNKTWLPKEKINEVSKEAEKVKSWLEKNEAEQKKTALWSKPAFTSDEVYAKVFTLQDKVTKVNRIPKPKPKIEKATKKENATEEKSKGSEDSTNSSESEAAAKEEEGHDEL; encoded by the exons ATGAAATTGGTAGCTGAGGTGTGGAGGTGGAGCGTGAGGCTGTCGAAGACGAACTCGCCTCCTCCTCAGCTCAACGGCGGCGGAAAC AAGAGCGGAGGGTTATTATGGAGGTGGAGATCTTTCTCGGGTCAGCCGCCCAAGAGAACGGTGATGTGGACGTGGGTTTGCGGGTTCATGCTTTTCACCTTAGGTGTCATCTCTCTCTTCACCGGTCATGTTGTCTCTCACTTAGAGTGGTATTCTCAGCAGCTAAGCAAAAGGAGCTTACTG GATATGAGCCGTAGGGAGCCGATTGATGTGTGGAAGTCGAAGTATTCCAAGTTCTTCTACGGATGCAGTGAAAGAGGAAGGAACTTCCCAC CTGCAGTCCAGGAGCACTCGTCTAATGGGTATTTGCTGATTGCAGCTAGTGGAGGTCTGAACCAGCAAAGAACAGGA ATAACAGATGCGGTAGTTGTTGCACGGATTCTTAATGCTACTTTAGTTGTACCTGAGTTGGATCACCATTCTTATTGGAAAGATAACAG TGACTTTAATGACATTTTTGACGTTAACTGGTTCATCTCTTCCCTCACAAAAGATGTGACTATAGTAAAAAGAGTTCCTGACAGAGTCATGCGGTCCATGGAAAAGCCTCCTTATACAATGCGTGTCCCTCGAAAGTCTACTCCTGAGTATTATCTCGACCAAGTACTGCCAATTCTCTCCAGGAGACAT GTTTTGCAATTGACAAAGTTTGACTACAGACTAGCAAATGATCTGGAGGAAGACATGCAGAAGTTGCGCTGCAGGGTGAACTATAATGCTTTAAGATTCACAAAGCGCATACAATCAGTTGGAATGAAAGTGGTCAAGAGGATGAGAAAGATGGCCAAGCGTTTTATAGCTGTCCACTTGAG GTTTGAACCAGACATGCTTGCCTTTTCTGGTTGTGACTTTGGCGGAGGTGAAACAGAAAGAGCTGAGCTGGCAGAAATAAGAAAACGATGGGACACTTTACCT GATCTGGACCCTATGGAGGAAAGAAAGCGTGGGAAATGCCCTCTTACACCTCATGAAGTGGGCTTAATGCTGCGCGCTCTTGGTTTCGCTAATAACACATACATCTACGTTGCGTCTGGGGAGATATATGGTGGTGAAAAGACACTGAGACCACTCAGAGATCTGTTTCCGAACTTTTACACCAAGGAAATGCTTGCCAATGATGAGCTCAAGCCTTTGCTTCCCTTTTCTTCACGCCTTGCTGCTATTGACTACATAGTCAGCGACGAAAGTGACGTCTTTATCACTAATAATAATGGAAACATGGCCAAGATTCTAGCAGGCCGAAG GAGGTACATGGGGCATAAGAGGACCATCAGGCCTAATGCGAAGAAGCTCAGTGCTTTGTTCATGGACAGAGAGAAGATGGAGTGGAACACGTTCGCCAAGAAAGTGAAATCTTGTCAGCGAGGATTCATGGGTGATCCTGATGAGTTCAAACCAGGACGCGGTGAGTTCCACGAGTACCCGCAGTCTTGCATTTGTCAGAGACCTTTCTCTTACGACAAACACTCAACGGAGGAGGATGATGAAGAGATACCAGAAGAGGTACACAACAACACCAGACCTGGACATG CTTTTTCTTG GTTAGTGTTGTTCCTGTCATTGCTCTCTTTACTCCCTCTTCCTTCAGAATCAGCTGTTGCAAGCGTAGATCTCGGTTCAGAATGGGTGAAAGTCGCTGTGGTTAACATCAAACGAGGACAGAGCCCGATCTCTGTAGCCATCAACGAGATGTCCAAGAGGAAGTCCCCAAGTTTAGTGGCGTTCCACTCCGGTGACAGGTTACTAGGCGAGGAAGCTGCAGGAATCACGGCTCGTTACCCTAATAAAGTGTATTCGCAGATTAGGGACATGGTTGGGAAGCCTTTTAAGCACGTCAAGGATTTTATTGATTCTGTGTATTTGCCGTTTGATATCGTTGAAGATTCGAGAGGTGCGGTTGGTGTTAAGATTGATGATGGGACGACTGTTTACTCGGTGGAGGAGTTGTTGGCGATGATCTTGGGGTATGGGTCTGACCTGGCTGAGTTTCATGCGAAGATCCCGGTGAAGGATATGGTTGTTTCGATTCCGCCTTACTTTGGGCAGGCGGAGAGACGGGGTTTGATCCAGGCTTCTCAGTTGGCTGGGGTTAATGTACTCTCCTTGGTTCACGAGCATTCCGGTGCAGCGTTGCAGTATGGGATTGATAAGGATTTCTCGAATGGGTCGAGGCATGTTATATTTTATGACATGGGTTCGAGTAGTACTTATGCAGCCCTTGTGTATTACTCTGCTTACAATGAGAAGGAGTTTGGCAAGACTGTTTCTGTCAACCAATTTCAG GTCAAGGATGTTAGATGGGACTCGGGACTTGGAGGACAGAGTATGGAGATGCGCTTGGTAGAGTACTTTGCGGATGAGTTTAACAAACAGCTCGGTAATGGAGTTGACGTGAGGAAGTTCCCTAAAGCAATGGCTAAACTAAAGAAGCAAGTCAAACGTACAAAAGAAATTTTGAGTGCAAACACTGGGGCTCCAATATCTGTTGAGTCTCTCCATGATGATCGTGACTTCAG GAGCACAATTTCCCGTGAGAAATTTGAGGAACTCTGTAAAGATCTTTGGGAAAGATCTCTTACACCTTTAAAAGATGTGCTCAAGCATTCAGGTTTGAAGATGGATGATATATATGCAGTAGAGCTAATAGGAGGAGCTACTAGAGTTCCCAAACTACAG aGCACGATCCAGGAATTTATTGGGAAGCAAGAGCTAGACAAACATCTGGATGCTGATGAGGCTATTGTCCTTGGCTCAGCACTACATGCTGCTAACTTGAGCGATGGAATCAAATTGAAACGTAGGCTAGGTATAGTTGATGGTTCCCCCTATGGATTTCTAGTTGAGTTAGAAGGCCCTGATGTTAAGAAAGATGAGAGCACAAAGCAACAACTCGTACCACGGATGAAAAAGTTACCCAGCAAG ATGTTCAGAACATTTGTCCTTGACAAAGATTTTGACGTGTCACTTGCTTATGAGTCCGAGGATATCCTACCCCCAGGAATTACCTCCCCTGTCTTTGCACAGTATTCTGTTTCTGGTTTGACGGATGCAACTGAGAA ATATTCTTCTCGGAATCTATCAGCACCTATCAAGGCAAATCTGCATTTCTCTCTGAGTAGAAGTGGAATTCTCAGTCTAGATCGAGGAGACGCTGTCATTGAAATCACAGAATGGGTAGAAGTTCCTAAGAAGAACGTGACTATCGAGAATAACACAACCTCAACGACAGGCAATGCGTCTACTGGAGCTGCCTCTGACGAGAATTCACAAGAAAATAAAGAGGAGCTACAAGCTGATGCTGGTAACAGCACTGCTGAAGAACCAGCTGTGGTAGACCTGGGGACAGAAAAAAAGCTGAAAAAGCGGACATTTAGGATTCCTCTGAAG GTAGTTGAGAAAACTGTTGGACCTGGAGCACCTTTTACGAAAGAGTCTCTTGCTGAAGCTAAGACAAAATTAGAAGCCTTAGACAAGAAGGATAgggaaagaagaagaacggCTGAGTTAAAAAACAACCTTGAATCTTATATATACGCTACCAAAGAGAAG CTAGAAACACCTGAGTTTGAAAAGATTTCCACCCAAGAAGAGCGCAAGGCGTTTGTTGAGAAGCTTGATGAG GTGCAAGATTGGCTTTACATGGACGGTGAGGATGCTAATGCCACAGAGTTTCAGGAGCGGCTTGACTCACTAAAAGCCATTGGCAGTCCCATATCTCTGCG ATCGGATGAACTTACAGCACGACCCGTAGCAGTTGAATACGCTCAAAAATACCTTACCGAAGTGAAGGAG ATCATAAAAGAGTGGGAGACGAACAAAACTTGgcttccaaaagaaaaaatcaacGAG GTCTCAAAGGAAGCAGAGAAAGTAAAAAGCTGGTTGGAGAAGAATGAAGCTGAGCAGAAAAA GACTGCTCTATGGAGCAAGCCAGCGTTCACGTCAGATGAAGTGTACGCTAAAGTATTTACTCTTCAAGACAAG gTGACCAAGGTGAATAGGATTCCAAAGCCGAAGCCGAAAATAGAGAAAGCAACCAAGAAGGAGAATGCAACAGAGGAAAAATCAAAAGGCTCAGAAGACTCCACCAATTCTTCAGAATCTGAAGCTGCTGCCAAAGAAGAAGAGGGCCACGACGAGCTCTGA
- the LOC108854266 gene encoding heat shock 70 kDa protein 17 isoform X1, whose translation MRKKMCTVLVLFLSLLSLLPLPSESAVASVDLGSEWVKVAVVNIKRGQSPISVAINEMSKRKSPSLVAFHSGDRLLGEEAAGITARYPNKVYSQIRDMVGKPFKHVKDFIDSVYLPFDIVEDSRGAVGVKIDDGTTVYSVEELLAMILGYGSDLAEFHAKIPVKDMVVSIPPYFGQAERRGLIQASQLAGVNVLSLVHEHSGAALQYGIDKDFSNGSRHVIFYDMGSSSTYAALVYYSAYNEKEFGKTVSVNQFQVKDVRWDSGLGGQSMEMRLVEYFADEFNKQLGNGVDVRKFPKAMAKLKKQVKRTKEILSANTGAPISVESLHDDRDFRSTISREKFEELCKDLWERSLTPLKDVLKHSGLKMDDIYAVELIGGATRVPKLQSTIQEFIGKQELDKHLDADEAIVLGSALHAANLSDGIKLKRRLGIVDGSPYGFLVELEGPDVKKDESTKQQLVPRMKKLPSKMFRTFVLDKDFDVSLAYESEDILPPGITSPVFAQYSVSGLTDATEKYSSRNLSAPIKANLHFSLSRSGILSLDRGDAVIEITEWVEVPKKNVTIENNTTSTTGNASTGAASDENSQENKEELQADAGNSTAEEPAVVDLGTEKKLKKRTFRIPLKVVEKTVGPGAPFTKESLAEAKTKLEALDKKDRERRRTAELKNNLESYIYATKEKLETPEFEKISTQEERKAFVEKLDEVQDWLYMDGEDANATEFQERLDSLKAIGSPISLRSDELTARPVAVEYAQKYLTEVKEIIKEWETNKTWLPKEKINEVSKEAEKVKSWLEKNEAEQKKTALWSKPAFTSDEVYAKVFTLQDKVTKVNRIPKPKPKIEKATKKENATEEKSKGSEDSTNSSESEAAAKEEEGHDEL comes from the exons atgaggaagaagatgtgTACCGTGTTAGTGTTGTTCCTGTCATTGCTCTCTTTACTCCCTCTTCCTTCAGAATCAGCTGTTGCAAGCGTAGATCTCGGTTCAGAATGGGTGAAAGTCGCTGTGGTTAACATCAAACGAGGACAGAGCCCGATCTCTGTAGCCATCAACGAGATGTCCAAGAGGAAGTCCCCAAGTTTAGTGGCGTTCCACTCCGGTGACAGGTTACTAGGCGAGGAAGCTGCAGGAATCACGGCTCGTTACCCTAATAAAGTGTATTCGCAGATTAGGGACATGGTTGGGAAGCCTTTTAAGCACGTCAAGGATTTTATTGATTCTGTGTATTTGCCGTTTGATATCGTTGAAGATTCGAGAGGTGCGGTTGGTGTTAAGATTGATGATGGGACGACTGTTTACTCGGTGGAGGAGTTGTTGGCGATGATCTTGGGGTATGGGTCTGACCTGGCTGAGTTTCATGCGAAGATCCCGGTGAAGGATATGGTTGTTTCGATTCCGCCTTACTTTGGGCAGGCGGAGAGACGGGGTTTGATCCAGGCTTCTCAGTTGGCTGGGGTTAATGTACTCTCCTTGGTTCACGAGCATTCCGGTGCAGCGTTGCAGTATGGGATTGATAAGGATTTCTCGAATGGGTCGAGGCATGTTATATTTTATGACATGGGTTCGAGTAGTACTTATGCAGCCCTTGTGTATTACTCTGCTTACAATGAGAAGGAGTTTGGCAAGACTGTTTCTGTCAACCAATTTCAG GTCAAGGATGTTAGATGGGACTCGGGACTTGGAGGACAGAGTATGGAGATGCGCTTGGTAGAGTACTTTGCGGATGAGTTTAACAAACAGCTCGGTAATGGAGTTGACGTGAGGAAGTTCCCTAAAGCAATGGCTAAACTAAAGAAGCAAGTCAAACGTACAAAAGAAATTTTGAGTGCAAACACTGGGGCTCCAATATCTGTTGAGTCTCTCCATGATGATCGTGACTTCAG GAGCACAATTTCCCGTGAGAAATTTGAGGAACTCTGTAAAGATCTTTGGGAAAGATCTCTTACACCTTTAAAAGATGTGCTCAAGCATTCAGGTTTGAAGATGGATGATATATATGCAGTAGAGCTAATAGGAGGAGCTACTAGAGTTCCCAAACTACAG aGCACGATCCAGGAATTTATTGGGAAGCAAGAGCTAGACAAACATCTGGATGCTGATGAGGCTATTGTCCTTGGCTCAGCACTACATGCTGCTAACTTGAGCGATGGAATCAAATTGAAACGTAGGCTAGGTATAGTTGATGGTTCCCCCTATGGATTTCTAGTTGAGTTAGAAGGCCCTGATGTTAAGAAAGATGAGAGCACAAAGCAACAACTCGTACCACGGATGAAAAAGTTACCCAGCAAG ATGTTCAGAACATTTGTCCTTGACAAAGATTTTGACGTGTCACTTGCTTATGAGTCCGAGGATATCCTACCCCCAGGAATTACCTCCCCTGTCTTTGCACAGTATTCTGTTTCTGGTTTGACGGATGCAACTGAGAA ATATTCTTCTCGGAATCTATCAGCACCTATCAAGGCAAATCTGCATTTCTCTCTGAGTAGAAGTGGAATTCTCAGTCTAGATCGAGGAGACGCTGTCATTGAAATCACAGAATGGGTAGAAGTTCCTAAGAAGAACGTGACTATCGAGAATAACACAACCTCAACGACAGGCAATGCGTCTACTGGAGCTGCCTCTGACGAGAATTCACAAGAAAATAAAGAGGAGCTACAAGCTGATGCTGGTAACAGCACTGCTGAAGAACCAGCTGTGGTAGACCTGGGGACAGAAAAAAAGCTGAAAAAGCGGACATTTAGGATTCCTCTGAAG GTAGTTGAGAAAACTGTTGGACCTGGAGCACCTTTTACGAAAGAGTCTCTTGCTGAAGCTAAGACAAAATTAGAAGCCTTAGACAAGAAGGATAgggaaagaagaagaacggCTGAGTTAAAAAACAACCTTGAATCTTATATATACGCTACCAAAGAGAAG CTAGAAACACCTGAGTTTGAAAAGATTTCCACCCAAGAAGAGCGCAAGGCGTTTGTTGAGAAGCTTGATGAG GTGCAAGATTGGCTTTACATGGACGGTGAGGATGCTAATGCCACAGAGTTTCAGGAGCGGCTTGACTCACTAAAAGCCATTGGCAGTCCCATATCTCTGCG ATCGGATGAACTTACAGCACGACCCGTAGCAGTTGAATACGCTCAAAAATACCTTACCGAAGTGAAGGAG ATCATAAAAGAGTGGGAGACGAACAAAACTTGgcttccaaaagaaaaaatcaacGAG GTCTCAAAGGAAGCAGAGAAAGTAAAAAGCTGGTTGGAGAAGAATGAAGCTGAGCAGAAAAA GACTGCTCTATGGAGCAAGCCAGCGTTCACGTCAGATGAAGTGTACGCTAAAGTATTTACTCTTCAAGACAAG gTGACCAAGGTGAATAGGATTCCAAAGCCGAAGCCGAAAATAGAGAAAGCAACCAAGAAGGAGAATGCAACAGAGGAAAAATCAAAAGGCTCAGAAGACTCCACCAATTCTTCAGAATCTGAAGCTGCTGCCAAAGAAGAAGAGGGCCACGACGAGCTCTGA